The following proteins are co-located in the Rhodococcus opacus B4 genome:
- a CDS encoding PadR family transcriptional regulator — translation MHIEKDLVAASATPLVLGILAEGESYGYAILKRVNDLSGGRIQWTDGMLYPLLHRLERLGLVSASWGASDSGRRRKHYTITAKGREMLAERRAQWDVVADALSQVWRSVQLPPAPAEGWS, via the coding sequence ATGCATATCGAGAAAGACCTGGTGGCCGCGTCCGCCACTCCCCTGGTGCTCGGAATTCTCGCCGAGGGCGAGTCCTACGGGTACGCCATCCTGAAGCGAGTCAACGACCTGTCCGGCGGGCGGATCCAGTGGACCGACGGCATGTTGTACCCGCTGCTGCACCGACTCGAACGGCTCGGACTGGTGTCGGCGTCGTGGGGCGCCTCCGACAGCGGGCGCCGGCGCAAGCACTACACGATCACCGCCAAGGGCCGGGAAATGCTGGCGGAACGGCGCGCCCAGTGGGACGTGGTCGCGGACGCCCTGAGCCAGGTGTGGCGCTCCGTCCAATTGCCCCCGGCGCCCGCGGAAGGATGGTCGTGA
- a CDS encoding permease prefix domain 1-containing protein: protein MDTDKELESQIGQWRGYVERRHAISAADTDEMEDHLRDQISDLSAAGLETDEAFLVAVKRMGNVDDISREFAREHSDRLWKQLVLIPAAPDGDRTRPTRELFVVLGFAVGAALALEAGLATLDEQDLARNLSLFILPFLAGYFAWKRKVTLRLAAALVVPFVLAAVLLNVFPFVSNGSTEVIAAIHAPIALWFAVGVAYIGGQWRSDRRRMDFIRFTGEWVVYLTLLALGGGVLIGLTVNAFDALGLSVEWVVEDWVLPFGAAGAVIVAAWLVEAKQNVVENIAPVLTRVFTPLTTLMLLVLLIAFATTGSVVDVDRNLLILMDLILVVVLGLLLYAISARDPYLPPDLFDRLQFVLVVSALAVDLLMLFAMLTRIAEFGFTPNKVAALGMNLVLLVNLTWSAVLILGFLRGRREFGSTENWQTRYLPVFGVWAALMVGVLPPIFDFT from the coding sequence ATGGATACCGACAAGGAACTGGAATCGCAGATCGGTCAGTGGCGAGGGTACGTCGAGCGCCGTCACGCGATATCCGCTGCCGACACTGATGAGATGGAAGACCATCTGCGCGATCAGATTTCGGATCTGTCCGCGGCCGGCCTGGAGACCGACGAGGCTTTTCTCGTCGCGGTAAAACGGATGGGCAACGTGGACGACATCTCCCGCGAGTTCGCGCGGGAGCACTCCGATCGGCTGTGGAAGCAACTCGTGCTGATACCGGCCGCGCCGGACGGCGATCGCACTCGTCCCACCCGTGAACTGTTCGTCGTTCTCGGGTTCGCGGTCGGCGCAGCACTCGCCCTCGAGGCAGGGTTGGCGACACTCGACGAGCAGGACCTCGCCCGCAACCTCAGCCTGTTCATTCTTCCCTTCCTCGCCGGATACTTCGCGTGGAAACGGAAGGTGACGCTTCGACTGGCCGCGGCGCTGGTGGTGCCGTTCGTCCTGGCGGCGGTGCTGTTGAACGTCTTCCCGTTCGTCTCGAACGGCTCCACCGAGGTGATCGCGGCGATCCATGCACCCATCGCGTTGTGGTTCGCCGTCGGTGTCGCGTATATCGGCGGCCAGTGGCGGTCGGACCGGCGGCGAATGGACTTCATTCGATTCACCGGAGAGTGGGTGGTCTACCTGACCCTCCTCGCCCTCGGCGGCGGCGTGCTCATCGGCCTGACGGTCAATGCTTTCGACGCCCTCGGCCTGAGCGTCGAGTGGGTCGTCGAGGACTGGGTGCTGCCGTTCGGAGCGGCCGGTGCGGTCATCGTCGCCGCATGGCTCGTCGAGGCGAAACAGAACGTCGTGGAGAACATCGCCCCCGTCCTCACGCGTGTGTTCACACCACTGACGACTCTCATGCTGCTGGTGCTGCTGATCGCATTCGCGACGACCGGCAGCGTGGTCGACGTCGACCGGAACCTGCTGATCCTGATGGACCTCATCCTGGTCGTCGTCCTGGGCCTGCTGTTGTACGCGATTTCCGCCCGCGACCCCTACCTGCCGCCCGACCTTTTCGACCGCCTCCAATTCGTCCTCGTCGTCAGCGCCCTCGCGGTCGACCTGCTGATGCTGTTCGCCATGCTCACTCGAATCGCGGAATTCGGCTTCACCCCGAACAAGGTGGCCGCACTCGGAATGAACCTGGTCCTGCTCGTCAACCTGACCTGGTCGGCGGTTCTCATCCTCGGGTTCCTCCGGGGCCGCCGCGAATTCGGGTCCACCGAAAATTGGCAGACCCGTTACCTCCCCGTCTTCGGTGTGTGGGCGGCGTTGATGGTCGGTGTACTTCCGCCGATATTCGACTTCACCTGA
- a CDS encoding rod shape-determining protein encodes MGGLGIDLGTANTVVGTPDDGIVLNEPSFMLVRTKEPHRALAIGSEARSLVGRTPIGITPVRPLRDGVIVDLESARAFVTAIVKRVSPARRYGVRPKAVISVPAGATPLERRALLEVGHEAGLRKVGLVPEPVAGALGCGINPLEPRAHLVVDIGGGTSEITAICFGGILSHRSCRLAGDELTNALYQYLRAEHNIVVGELTAERAKLGAPDTDEGQSLVVEGRDAVTGRARFVTLETEEIVDALRPTTTGIVHTLTECLEDLPPQAIGDVMSEGLLVIGGGALLRGLSQLLEEAFGFPVKTAERPLTCVAEGATACLVHPEVVAAYSS; translated from the coding sequence GTGGGTGGACTTGGTATCGATCTCGGAACTGCCAACACTGTCGTCGGAACCCCCGACGACGGCATCGTACTGAACGAGCCTTCCTTCATGCTGGTTCGGACGAAGGAACCGCACCGCGCTCTCGCCATCGGCAGCGAGGCGCGCAGTCTCGTCGGCCGGACGCCCATCGGAATAACTCCGGTGCGGCCGCTGCGGGACGGGGTGATCGTGGACCTCGAGTCGGCGCGGGCCTTCGTGACGGCGATCGTCAAACGGGTGTCGCCGGCCCGGCGTTACGGGGTGCGGCCCAAGGCCGTCATCTCGGTGCCTGCCGGCGCCACTCCGCTCGAGCGCAGGGCCCTGCTCGAGGTCGGTCACGAGGCCGGCCTGCGGAAGGTGGGGCTGGTGCCCGAGCCGGTCGCGGGCGCCCTCGGCTGCGGAATCAACCCGCTCGAACCCCGCGCCCATCTCGTCGTCGACATCGGCGGCGGCACTTCGGAAATCACCGCCATATGTTTCGGCGGCATTCTCTCCCACCGCAGTTGCCGACTCGCGGGCGACGAACTGACCAACGCGCTGTACCAGTACCTGCGGGCGGAGCACAACATCGTCGTCGGCGAACTCACCGCCGAACGGGCGAAGCTGGGCGCGCCGGACACCGACGAAGGTCAGTCACTCGTCGTCGAGGGCCGCGACGCCGTCACCGGCCGAGCACGCTTCGTCACCCTCGAAACCGAGGAGATCGTGGATGCGTTGCGGCCGACCACAACCGGAATCGTTCACACCCTGACCGAGTGCCTCGAAGACCTTCCGCCCCAGGCGATCGGCGACGTGATGTCGGAGGGGTTGCTCGTCATCGGCGGCGGGGCGTTGCTGCGTGGCCTCTCGCAGCTGCTCGAGGAGGCGTTCGGATTCCCGGTGAAGACGGCCGAACGCCCACTCACGTGTGTCGCGGAAGGTGCCACCGCGTGTCTCGTGCATCCCGAGGTGGTCGCCGCCTACAGCAGCTGA
- a CDS encoding FtsW/RodA/SpoVE family cell cycle protein gives MQDGKHESDPWIVGAAIVLVVLGLLNLTATGMTGHAVRHLLFAAAGLAIMWVVSRLRVSDLRTFGWAVFGVATLLLAAVPLAGVATKGAQRWLNFGVFTVQPSELAKLALILVPASMLAGGFTLARFLATLGIAAVPVTLVAVQPDLSTAVVLVATAGFMLILARVPLLPLVPLFVVGIASLPLAVLFLRPYQLERVHVFLSSNADPAGAGWAELQANIAIGSGGLWGLARDPLYDVRAQFLPESEHDLAFASLVYGWGLIAGLAVVVATSVIVWRAALAARTARTREAALVAAGIGGLFGIHALVSIGQSLSLLPHTGMPIPLFSYGGTAAIVGFAAIGLVLAVRRDGVARPLWAPDPGRRRRPRGMSAGTMTMIAALVAMSVFAWQVQHDRGAEYRAMSDAQMMRCIRLPAERGLIVDRNGVPLVVNVAEYAVAVVARMFEDSDDDARNRLAALLVKSPNELSDLIDAGGEGETQVAVGRVAPDQARRIVDARIPGVLVVPSGRRQYPYGAVLASILGHVGVADADDMERWPHLALGSRVGKAGLEKQYDALLRGSDGKQCMYVDPSGNPVATGERVDPVRGHDLRLHLDIGVQTLATDALTEAMRTSKGDLGAAVVMDARTGAVLALASVPGADNNVYGPPADLVALTAQSQTPGPSPLVNHATQTAVPPGSTFKIVVASADMQYPVLSPDAVIETGAAYTYGGHTFRNWQPMGPNNLLGAIQWSDNVYFYKLGELLGPEKMADVASQLGAGRRSGIDLPGESEGFLGTPENVGSIGATWYPGSTLLMGIGQGTVSATPIQVARWTSGIATGAMVTPQLAAAYGPELISIPTAAPQRLAFADRLDPVRAGMRASAAAGTAGQLANLPVPAGAKTGTAEDPSAPGEGLNAWFSAVAPFDAPEIVVSVLVRGGGFGSATSGPVVKKILEHYFPRPPAPAPAPGR, from the coding sequence ATGCAGGACGGCAAGCACGAATCCGATCCGTGGATCGTCGGGGCGGCGATCGTCCTCGTCGTGCTCGGTCTCCTGAATCTGACGGCGACTGGGATGACGGGGCACGCCGTTCGCCATCTGCTCTTCGCGGCGGCCGGGCTCGCGATCATGTGGGTGGTGTCCCGCCTGCGGGTGAGTGACCTCCGGACCTTCGGCTGGGCGGTGTTCGGGGTGGCGACGCTGTTGCTCGCGGCCGTTCCCCTCGCGGGGGTCGCGACGAAGGGCGCGCAGCGCTGGCTGAACTTCGGGGTGTTCACCGTTCAGCCGTCCGAGTTGGCCAAACTCGCGCTGATCCTGGTGCCCGCGAGCATGCTCGCGGGTGGGTTCACCCTCGCGCGTTTTCTCGCGACCCTGGGGATTGCAGCGGTGCCGGTGACGCTCGTCGCGGTCCAACCCGACCTGTCGACGGCCGTCGTGCTCGTCGCGACGGCGGGATTCATGCTCATCCTCGCGCGGGTTCCGCTGCTCCCGCTGGTCCCGTTGTTCGTGGTGGGGATCGCGTCGCTGCCGCTCGCGGTGTTGTTCCTCCGGCCGTATCAGCTCGAACGGGTGCACGTGTTCCTGTCGAGCAACGCCGACCCGGCAGGCGCGGGGTGGGCCGAGTTGCAGGCGAACATCGCGATCGGCAGCGGCGGCCTGTGGGGTTTGGCGCGTGACCCGCTGTACGACGTGCGGGCGCAGTTTCTTCCCGAATCGGAGCATGATCTGGCGTTTGCCAGCCTGGTGTACGGGTGGGGTCTGATCGCCGGCCTGGCGGTGGTGGTGGCGACGTCGGTGATCGTGTGGCGGGCCGCACTCGCTGCGCGCACGGCACGAACCCGGGAGGCGGCACTCGTCGCGGCCGGAATAGGTGGGCTGTTCGGCATCCACGCGCTGGTGTCGATCGGACAGAGTCTGTCGCTGCTGCCCCACACCGGGATGCCGATTCCCCTCTTCAGCTACGGCGGGACGGCCGCGATCGTCGGATTCGCCGCCATCGGTCTGGTGCTCGCGGTGCGCCGAGACGGCGTCGCGCGGCCGCTGTGGGCCCCCGACCCGGGGCGGCGGCGTCGACCACGCGGAATGTCGGCGGGGACGATGACGATGATCGCCGCGCTCGTCGCGATGTCGGTGTTCGCCTGGCAGGTGCAGCACGACCGGGGCGCGGAGTATCGGGCGATGAGCGATGCGCAGATGATGCGGTGCATCCGCCTGCCTGCCGAACGCGGACTGATCGTCGACCGCAACGGTGTCCCCCTCGTGGTGAACGTGGCCGAGTACGCCGTTGCCGTGGTCGCCCGGATGTTCGAGGACAGCGACGACGACGCCCGCAACCGGCTCGCCGCGCTGCTCGTGAAGTCACCCAACGAGCTGTCGGACCTGATCGACGCCGGCGGCGAGGGCGAAACCCAGGTGGCCGTGGGCAGGGTCGCGCCCGACCAGGCGCGGCGCATCGTGGACGCGCGGATTCCCGGTGTCCTCGTGGTGCCGTCCGGTCGTAGGCAGTACCCGTACGGCGCCGTACTCGCGTCCATCCTCGGTCACGTCGGAGTCGCCGACGCCGACGACATGGAACGGTGGCCACACCTTGCACTCGGGTCACGCGTCGGCAAGGCGGGACTCGAGAAGCAATACGACGCTCTGCTCCGCGGCAGTGACGGCAAACAGTGCATGTACGTCGATCCGTCCGGCAATCCGGTGGCCACCGGCGAGCGTGTCGACCCGGTACGGGGCCACGATCTGCGCCTGCACCTCGACATCGGCGTGCAGACCCTGGCCACCGACGCACTCACGGAAGCGATGCGAACCAGCAAGGGCGACCTCGGCGCCGCCGTCGTGATGGACGCGCGAACCGGAGCAGTACTGGCGCTCGCGAGCGTCCCGGGCGCCGACAACAATGTCTACGGACCCCCGGCCGATCTCGTCGCCCTCACGGCGCAGAGCCAGACCCCGGGTCCGAGTCCGTTGGTCAACCACGCCACCCAGACCGCGGTGCCGCCCGGTTCGACATTCAAGATCGTGGTCGCGTCGGCGGACATGCAGTACCCGGTGCTCTCGCCGGACGCGGTCATCGAGACCGGCGCGGCGTACACGTACGGCGGCCACACCTTCCGCAACTGGCAGCCGATGGGCCCGAACAATCTGCTCGGGGCGATCCAGTGGTCCGACAACGTCTACTTCTACAAGCTCGGTGAGCTTCTGGGGCCGGAGAAGATGGCCGACGTCGCGAGCCAACTCGGCGCGGGACGGCGGTCCGGGATCGACCTGCCCGGTGAGTCGGAGGGATTTCTCGGCACCCCGGAGAACGTCGGAAGCATCGGGGCCACGTGGTATCCCGGGTCGACGCTGTTGATGGGTATCGGGCAGGGCACGGTCAGCGCGACCCCGATCCAGGTGGCGCGCTGGACGTCGGGGATCGCCACCGGCGCGATGGTGACACCTCAGCTGGCCGCGGCATACGGGCCGGAACTGATCTCCATCCCCACCGCGGCACCGCAGCGGCTCGCGTTCGCGGACCGTCTCGATCCCGTCCGGGCAGGGATGCGCGCCTCCGCCGCCGCCGGGACCGCCGGGCAACTCGCGAACCTGCCGGTACCGGCAGGCGCGAAGACCGGAACCGCGGAGGATCCGTCGGCGCCGGGGGAGGGGCTCAACGCCTGGTTCTCCGCGGTGGCGCCGTTCGACGCCCCCGAAATCGTGGTGTCGGTGCTGGTCCGTGGAGGTGGTTTCGGGTCGGCGACTTCCGGCCCCGTGGTCAAGAAGATCCTCGAGCACTACTTCCCGCGACCACCGGCACCGGCGCCGGCGCCGGGGCGGTGA
- a CDS encoding membrane protein, giving the protein MSRWWPLAAAAVLVVVLALGRVVPVWPGLLHLVALPPLDQFADLRLLLVRTDSWPQFLVLLAVVSAVRILLMAWMLGGLDSRRIRFATAFYATAFGPVLLASCADATAYAMLYSRAFWPAVALVAVVVWILGPVPWQGGAGLRAAMGRAWRRGLRIEVMVPYCAAILALGALADRVPALTVLLVPVSAAATGLTVWAMDRAPLRRPVAALAAVLVASTVVSVAFVPTRAYDYPEPGPRQAGSLLVMSGIDSRSGEGTMYRADVQRLGYECEQVYYFSYAGTGGGQPRRNAGCPIRTGAPYEPADTQRPVGEQVALFAEQAANLQRPLTVAAHSHAGWIAWEAVAAGRARVDVLILVGVFPETPLGFPPPDVERPGRVFGDLLRWAVPAIEVAFFPFDPDTPAARQLLGEAGSAQAVLGETLPEEVRVLSVASVADLPLMPHGWRLDVERNGCPVRAAHSSLPVSAAFDDEVIRFLNHRDPLPCPAWRDWGAVVMRALGVPPSGR; this is encoded by the coding sequence ATGAGTCGGTGGTGGCCGTTGGCGGCCGCGGCGGTACTGGTCGTCGTGCTCGCGCTGGGCAGGGTGGTTCCCGTGTGGCCGGGACTGTTGCATCTCGTCGCGTTGCCGCCGCTCGATCAGTTCGCGGACCTGAGACTTCTGCTGGTACGCACCGATTCGTGGCCGCAGTTCCTGGTGTTGCTTGCCGTCGTGTCGGCCGTGCGGATTCTGCTGATGGCCTGGATGCTCGGTGGCCTCGACTCGAGGCGTATCCGTTTCGCGACGGCGTTCTATGCGACTGCGTTCGGTCCGGTCCTCCTGGCGTCGTGCGCCGATGCGACCGCCTACGCGATGCTGTACTCGCGGGCGTTCTGGCCGGCGGTGGCGCTCGTCGCGGTGGTGGTGTGGATACTCGGGCCGGTGCCGTGGCAGGGCGGTGCCGGCCTGCGCGCGGCGATGGGGCGGGCGTGGCGCAGGGGCCTGCGAATCGAGGTGATGGTGCCGTACTGCGCGGCGATCCTCGCACTGGGCGCCCTGGCGGACCGCGTCCCCGCCCTGACCGTGCTACTCGTGCCGGTATCTGCAGCGGCGACGGGACTGACGGTGTGGGCGATGGACCGTGCGCCGCTGCGGCGGCCCGTAGCGGCACTCGCCGCCGTGCTCGTCGCGTCGACGGTCGTGTCGGTGGCCTTCGTTCCGACCCGCGCATACGACTATCCGGAACCCGGACCACGACAGGCTGGTTCGCTGCTCGTCATGTCCGGCATCGACTCGCGTTCGGGGGAGGGGACGATGTACCGGGCCGACGTGCAGCGGCTGGGGTACGAATGCGAACAGGTGTACTACTTTTCCTACGCCGGAACCGGTGGCGGGCAGCCCCGGCGAAACGCCGGCTGCCCGATCCGGACAGGCGCCCCGTACGAACCGGCCGACACCCAGCGGCCCGTCGGGGAACAGGTCGCCCTGTTCGCGGAGCAGGCGGCGAACCTGCAGCGGCCGTTGACCGTTGCCGCACATTCGCATGCCGGCTGGATTGCGTGGGAAGCGGTCGCCGCGGGTCGGGCACGGGTGGACGTGCTGATCCTGGTGGGTGTGTTCCCGGAGACCCCGCTCGGGTTTCCGCCGCCGGACGTCGAACGACCGGGCAGGGTGTTCGGCGACCTGTTGCGCTGGGCGGTGCCCGCGATCGAGGTCGCCTTCTTCCCCTTCGACCCCGACACGCCCGCGGCGCGGCAACTGCTCGGGGAGGCGGGCAGCGCACAGGCCGTTCTCGGCGAGACCCTGCCCGAAGAAGTGCGTGTTCTGAGTGTCGCGTCGGTTGCCGATCTTCCACTGATGCCGCACGGCTGGCGGCTGGACGTCGAACGCAACGGCTGCCCGGTCCGCGCCGCGCACTCGTCTCTGCCCGTCTCCGCCGCCTTCGACGACGAGGTGATCCGGTTCCTCAACCACCGGGACCCGTTGCCCTGCCCGGCATGGCGGGACTGGGGCGCGGTCGTGATGCGCGCCTTGGGGGTGCCTCCGAGTGGACGGTGA
- a CDS encoding DUF1931 family protein, whose translation MTFPGGIGEDDHLMDGSEVGSHRSLMTFDQFEDIFRVAASIGVVRDDFHRFDDVVTGKLYDLLLVAQSDAAAQHRNVIELTDLPITRGLQENIGLFRELGPHLRAGPILERLTDYPPLGGALATDTRSGLPDITGGLSVALARTFRIVYPELRTLRARTTHWALVSTLVDLYL comes from the coding sequence ATGACATTCCCGGGCGGGATCGGGGAGGATGATCACCTGATGGACGGTTCGGAGGTCGGAAGCCACCGGTCGCTCATGACGTTCGACCAATTCGAGGACATCTTCCGGGTGGCCGCCAGTATCGGCGTCGTGAGGGACGACTTTCATCGATTCGACGACGTCGTCACCGGGAAGCTGTACGACCTGCTGCTCGTCGCCCAGTCCGATGCCGCCGCTCAGCACCGGAACGTCATCGAACTCACCGATCTGCCGATCACCAGAGGCTTGCAGGAGAACATCGGGTTGTTCCGGGAACTCGGCCCGCACCTCCGGGCCGGCCCGATCCTCGAGCGACTGACCGACTACCCGCCGCTCGGCGGCGCACTCGCAACGGACACCCGATCAGGGCTCCCCGACATCACCGGCGGACTGAGCGTCGCCCTCGCGCGCACCTTCCGCATCGTCTACCCCGAGCTGAGGACCCTGCGGGCCCGGACGACGCACTGGGCGCTGGTCAGCACGCTCGTCGACCTCTATCTCTGA
- a CDS encoding APC family permease, whose translation MTTERVMGSKAADQECQDCGYEPELKRTLGSFQVFAVSFAFISVAVGIFGTYDDVLRDAGPVGIWLWVVVALGQILVALVIAQFAARIPLSGSSYQWASRLANPKVGWLFGWLTFCYLALGVVTVDNAMASSALMPLFGMQPDEGTARVITLVVVLVQAVLVVFSTRLVGLITSGAVGLELVIVVVLAIGLFVAVPITGEGSVGNLTSRGVAEGAPNYFAVGGGLMAATIMGLATLVGFDSAANMAEEAKDPFRSVPRAIVGSVVAAAVLGLVFLIALTIAIEDVPRISDSDTPVAAILRDQLGPVMERTLLVAIAFAFFGAGMVTLATCSRMVFAMSRDARFPAHRLMRRVNPRTQTPIPATILIVVVGVVLMAALPGGALLELLTVGTVISAVLYGGIVVLYLAVRTRLDRKEGAFDLGRFELPVAICALVWSAFVVFVIVSPSTALTSILIAVGLLLAGGVYFTYLLIFKRDVLDTEPGDADVFAH comes from the coding sequence ATGACGACAGAACGCGTGATGGGATCTAAAGCTGCCGATCAAGAATGTCAGGACTGCGGCTACGAACCGGAGCTGAAGCGAACTCTGGGCTCCTTTCAGGTGTTCGCCGTCTCGTTCGCGTTCATCTCGGTGGCAGTCGGGATCTTCGGCACCTACGACGACGTACTTCGCGACGCGGGGCCGGTGGGGATCTGGCTCTGGGTCGTCGTGGCTCTGGGACAGATCCTGGTGGCGCTGGTGATCGCCCAATTCGCGGCTCGGATCCCACTCAGCGGCTCCTCCTACCAATGGGCCTCACGGCTGGCCAACCCGAAAGTCGGCTGGTTGTTCGGTTGGCTGACCTTCTGCTACCTGGCGCTCGGCGTGGTGACGGTCGACAATGCGATGGCGAGTTCCGCCCTCATGCCGCTGTTCGGCATGCAGCCCGACGAGGGCACGGCCCGCGTGATCACGCTCGTCGTGGTGCTTGTCCAGGCAGTGCTCGTCGTGTTCTCCACGCGCCTCGTCGGCTTGATCACGTCGGGCGCGGTGGGGCTCGAACTGGTGATCGTCGTGGTGCTCGCGATCGGGCTCTTCGTCGCCGTGCCGATCACAGGCGAGGGCTCGGTCGGCAACCTCACCTCCCGCGGTGTCGCCGAGGGCGCCCCCAATTATTTCGCCGTGGGCGGCGGATTGATGGCGGCGACGATCATGGGGCTCGCCACACTCGTCGGCTTCGACTCCGCGGCGAACATGGCTGAGGAGGCCAAGGATCCGTTTCGCAGCGTCCCGCGCGCGATCGTGGGGTCGGTGGTGGCGGCGGCGGTGCTGGGACTGGTGTTTCTGATCGCGCTCACCATCGCGATCGAAGATGTTCCCCGGATCAGCGACAGTGACACGCCGGTGGCGGCGATCCTGCGCGATCAGCTGGGTCCGGTGATGGAGCGAACCCTTCTGGTCGCAATCGCGTTCGCCTTCTTCGGCGCGGGGATGGTGACCTTGGCGACCTGCTCGCGCATGGTGTTCGCGATGTCGCGCGACGCACGCTTCCCTGCTCACCGGCTGATGCGCCGGGTCAACCCGCGCACGCAGACACCCATTCCGGCGACCATCTTGATCGTCGTCGTGGGAGTCGTCCTGATGGCCGCACTGCCCGGCGGTGCACTGCTGGAGTTGCTCACGGTGGGAACGGTCATCTCGGCGGTCCTCTACGGCGGGATAGTCGTCCTCTATCTTGCAGTCCGCACACGGTTGGATCGGAAGGAAGGCGCGTTCGACCTCGGGCGCTTCGAGCTACCGGTCGCGATCTGCGCACTGGTGTGGTCGGCCTTCGTGGTGTTCGTGATCGTGTCGCCCTCAACTGCGTTGACCTCGATATTGATTGCGGTCGGATTGCTCCTCGCGGGCGGGGTGTACTTCACCTATCTGTTGATATTCAAACGCGACGTATTGGACACCGAGCCCGGAGACGCCGATGTCTTCGCGCACTGA
- a CDS encoding FAD-binding oxidoreductase: MSSRTDRAAQHLTTTANVLTGDVVRPGDSGYEEARVGWNRLYSRYPEAIVFCCDTQDVVNAVRWAREEGIALRARSGRHSLDGWSSLDGGLVIDVSRMKDIVIDESARTATVGTGLTQMETVAALGQHGFAVPTGSEGGVGLGGVILGGGFGLLTRSMGMACDNLLAAEVVVADGARSAKVVEATEHRNSDLLWACRGGGGGNFGIATSYTLRLHELSNVTFLVARWSGHGDLADLLRAWQREAPVADNRLTSALEADSTAVELSALLYGGSRRELEDQLRSLLAIGSPEVTVTEDAWPTVYGDVDRGPNDVPFWKFYSQFVTRPLPDEAIDLIVRFMDNTPSPPSNFFCSSFGGAVRHAPPGGSAFPHRDALFYCEPGAAWNDPALNSAALGWAADFWRALRPYGDGAYVNVPNAAASDWEREYYGSHRERLREVKATYDPENVFNFEQSVPLSPADPSRALRWGDGGQPKSQGQGSP, encoded by the coding sequence ATGTCTTCGCGCACTGACCGCGCGGCGCAGCACCTCACCACCACCGCCAACGTGCTCACCGGCGACGTGGTGCGTCCGGGCGATTCCGGGTACGAGGAGGCTCGGGTCGGCTGGAACCGCCTGTATTCCCGCTACCCGGAGGCCATCGTGTTCTGCTGCGACACGCAGGACGTGGTCAACGCTGTCCGCTGGGCCCGAGAGGAAGGTATCGCCCTTCGTGCCCGCAGCGGACGCCACAGCCTCGACGGCTGGTCGTCGCTCGACGGCGGCCTGGTGATCGATGTCAGCCGGATGAAGGACATCGTGATCGATGAGTCGGCGCGCACGGCGACGGTGGGAACGGGTCTGACGCAGATGGAGACGGTCGCGGCGCTCGGGCAACACGGCTTCGCCGTTCCGACCGGCTCGGAGGGCGGTGTCGGACTCGGTGGTGTGATTCTCGGGGGCGGCTTCGGGCTACTGACCCGCAGCATGGGCATGGCCTGCGACAACCTGCTTGCCGCGGAGGTCGTGGTCGCAGACGGCGCGCGGTCGGCGAAGGTCGTGGAGGCCACCGAACACCGCAACTCCGACCTGCTGTGGGCGTGCCGTGGTGGAGGCGGCGGCAACTTCGGGATCGCGACGTCCTACACGTTGAGGCTGCACGAGCTTTCGAACGTTACGTTCCTGGTCGCGAGGTGGAGCGGTCACGGCGACCTGGCTGACCTGCTTCGCGCGTGGCAGCGCGAGGCGCCGGTCGCAGACAATCGGCTCACGAGCGCACTGGAGGCGGATTCCACCGCGGTCGAACTGTCTGCACTGCTGTACGGCGGTTCGCGGCGAGAACTCGAGGACCAACTGCGCTCGCTGTTGGCGATCGGCAGTCCCGAGGTGACGGTGACGGAGGACGCGTGGCCCACCGTGTACGGCGACGTGGACAGGGGGCCGAACGACGTCCCCTTCTGGAAGTTCTACTCCCAGTTCGTCACCCGCCCGTTACCCGACGAGGCGATCGATCTGATCGTCCGCTTCATGGACAACACTCCCAGCCCGCCGAGCAACTTCTTCTGCTCGAGCTTCGGTGGGGCCGTGCGTCACGCGCCGCCAGGGGGATCCGCGTTCCCGCACCGCGACGCGCTGTTCTACTGCGAGCCGGGCGCGGCGTGGAACGACCCCGCCCTGAACTCGGCGGCACTGGGCTGGGCCGCCGACTTCTGGCGCGCATTACGACCCTACGGCGACGGCGCCTACGTCAACGTGCCCAACGCCGCTGCGTCCGACTGGGAGCGCGAGTACTACGGCTCCCACCGCGAGCGGCTGCGCGAGGTCAAGGCCACCTACGACCCCGAGAACGTGTTCAACTTCGAGCAGAGCGTGCCCCTGTCGCCGGCTGACCCGTCCCGGGCCCTACGCTGGGGCGATGGCGGTCAACCGAAGTCGCAAGGCCAGGGGAGCCCGTAA
- a CDS encoding HNH endonuclease, with amino-acid sequence MDSVEHDLTDEQWSALTEAWGGCAYCGATDKPLQRDCVQALSRGGRYTLDNIAPACGSCNASKCNDEVTGWLRRKRLDERAFLLRHIEIKSALARRFPAEPDPAIEMPDTAAP; translated from the coding sequence ATGGACAGTGTCGAGCACGACCTCACCGACGAGCAGTGGAGTGCCCTCACCGAGGCGTGGGGCGGCTGCGCGTATTGTGGTGCGACCGACAAGCCGCTGCAACGCGACTGCGTACAGGCACTGTCCCGCGGCGGGCGGTACACCCTCGACAACATCGCCCCGGCCTGCGGCTCCTGCAACGCCAGCAAATGCAACGACGAGGTCACCGGCTGGCTGCGGCGCAAGCGGCTCGACGAGCGTGCCTTCCTGCTGCGTCACATCGAAATCAAGAGTGCACTCGCACGGCGATTCCCCGCGGAACCGGACCCCGCGATCGAGATGCCGGATACCGCCGCCCCGTGA